From a region of the Nonlabens sp. Hel1_33_55 genome:
- a CDS encoding NAD(P)H-dependent oxidoreductase, with protein MNLLENLKWRYAAKAMNGEKVSQDKIDRILEAVRLAPTSSGLQPFEVLVVTNQETKEKIKPVAWDQSTVTDCSHLLVFAAWDTYTKDRINYMFDLTNEIRGFKNEGWENYRQQLLNSYPQKDDEENFNHAAKQAYIGLAHALMAAAEEKVDSVPMEGFDADAVDKILGLREKGLRSCVLMPIGYRHASEDWLSDLVKVRKPMEDLVTVID; from the coding sequence ATGAATTTATTGGAGAACTTAAAATGGAGATATGCTGCCAAAGCCATGAACGGCGAGAAGGTATCACAGGATAAAATTGACCGCATCCTAGAAGCCGTGCGTCTAGCGCCTACTTCTAGTGGTTTACAGCCTTTTGAAGTCTTGGTGGTCACAAATCAAGAAACTAAGGAAAAGATCAAACCAGTAGCATGGGATCAATCTACCGTGACAGATTGTTCACACCTTTTGGTTTTTGCAGCATGGGATACCTACACTAAAGACCGCATCAATTACATGTTTGATTTGACTAACGAGATACGCGGATTCAAAAACGAAGGCTGGGAAAATTACCGCCAGCAGCTATTGAATTCTTATCCGCAAAAGGATGACGAGGAGAACTTCAACCATGCAGCAAAACAAGCCTACATAGGTCTTGCACATGCCTTGATGGCCGCGGCAGAGGAGAAAGTTGATTCTGTACCTATGGAAGGTTTTGATGCAGATGCTGTAGACAAAATATTAGGTCTAAGAGAAAAAGGACTACGCAGCTGCGTTCTTATGCCTATAGGTTACCGTCATGCATCAGAGGACTGGTTGTCAGATCTTGTGAAAGTGAGAAAACCTATGGAAGACCTGGTGACAGTGATTGATTAA
- a CDS encoding MarR family winged helix-turn-helix transcriptional regulator codes for MIDDKENTDPLKLSNQVCFPIYSVSRLITRAYQPYLKEIGLTYPQYLVMMVLWEEDHLSINHISERLLLNTNTLSPLLQRMESQEFIHRNRCNEDERSVIICLSNKGRKLKEKAASVPTDVLGLLTTENINLSEIQHLKGVLENWMQVLIKKQNN; via the coding sequence ATGATAGATGACAAGGAAAATACAGATCCACTCAAATTGAGCAATCAGGTTTGTTTTCCTATCTATTCTGTATCAAGATTAATTACTAGGGCTTACCAACCATATCTCAAAGAAATTGGGTTGACATATCCCCAATATCTGGTTATGATGGTGCTATGGGAAGAGGATCATTTGAGCATCAATCATATTTCTGAGCGGTTGTTACTCAACACAAATACATTATCACCATTGTTGCAACGCATGGAAAGTCAGGAGTTTATACATCGCAATCGTTGCAATGAGGATGAGCGCAGTGTGATCATCTGTTTGTCTAATAAAGGCAGGAAACTAAAAGAGAAAGCTGCTAGTGTACCTACTGATGTTCTTGGCTTATTAACTACTGAAAACATCAACCTATCAGAAATACAGCACCTTAAAGGCGTTCTAGAAAACTGGATGCAGGTACTGATCAAAAAACAAAACAATTAA
- a CDS encoding helix-turn-helix domain-containing protein translates to MSQNATNIIARLKEELSISADKDVCELLDIKSNTLSTWKKRDTLDFNKVIALCDDKNLDLNYIFFDERQSTESESHNVFFSGGSEHVNIEEISSQIEVVDTFKLINTNRNLSVFNCQKSQHPDIEKPCILIGQKVVFKNLKEKTIYIVQNQNGDTIIDEILKIGSNDELEFKYLSLFDTVDQPMSTYKFWQLISTIDNSVE, encoded by the coding sequence ATGTCTCAAAATGCGACTAACATTATTGCTCGTTTGAAGGAAGAATTATCCATCAGCGCAGATAAGGATGTGTGTGAATTGTTAGATATAAAATCAAACACATTATCCACATGGAAGAAAAGGGATACGCTAGATTTTAATAAGGTGATAGCTCTATGTGATGATAAAAATCTAGATCTTAATTATATCTTTTTTGATGAGAGACAATCAACTGAAAGTGAATCTCATAACGTCTTTTTTTCAGGTGGAAGTGAGCACGTCAATATAGAAGAAATCTCATCTCAAATTGAAGTCGTAGATACGTTCAAGCTTATAAATACGAACCGGAATCTTTCCGTTTTTAATTGTCAAAAAAGCCAGCATCCTGACATTGAAAAACCATGTATTTTAATAGGGCAAAAGGTAGTTTTCAAAAATCTTAAAGAAAAAACAATTTATATCGTCCAAAATCAAAATGGCGATACAATCATCGACGAAATTCTTAAAATAGGATCTAATGATGAGCTGGAGTTCAAATATCTTTCCTTATTTGATACTGTCGATCAACCGATGAGCACCTACAAATTTTGGCAGCTTATTAGTACTATCGATAATTCAGTAGAGTAG
- a CDS encoding gliding motility-associated C-terminal domain-containing protein, producing the protein MKIKLRTTAYCYANLLVAFILTLLISSPALAQVKTFATQIVNEENVSNSNAVLTPNEGDFATLNSYGGIAVGVGSYKGDLEVSFPSTVPANTTSYIKIDFDNDILNYLLGGSLGNLAADLVGNIALGDHRFEVEASFFDGSSTSSIYTLSSTTVGSSYRQRVVRGANGDFFIAITPDQDYNRIRVSDITSNLLLGVNHQMNVYNVFYFNTDSCLPFAQVTDFDGQGVTLDVLGLGGAGVQDSFHVIDNDPDNFSQISLGVVGVAANMQQNVYFPSTKATDQNVSVTLKTDPALLTLGLLNNVQVIAYNQGSAVYTGTISTLINLDALTLLQNGQRAIVTISPNQEFDQIAIRLNSLLNVNLVQSLDVYEITTAVAPPTTTEPEQTFCASLLSNLLDLNVNGNNLIFYDQADGGTAYNSTDALIDGEIYYAAQVGVNGCESETRLAITVNIEDLLTPTTNLINQIFCSTELATIASLQVNESNVIFYDQAIGGTAYDSTDALIDGKIYYAAQVGANGCESETRLAITVNIEDLLAPTTNLINQIFCSSELATVASLQVNESDVIFYDQATGGTAYDSTDTLIDGEVYFAAQVGANGCESETRLAITVNIEDLLTPTTNLTNQLFCSTEVATVASLQVNESNVIFYDQAIGGTAYDSTDALVDGEVYFAVQVGANGCESETRLAITVNIENLLSPTTNLINQIFCSTEIATIASLQVNESNVIFYDQAIGGTAYDSTDALVDGEVYFAAQVGANGCESETRLAITVNIEDLLTPTTSLINQIFCSTELATIASLQVNESNVIFYDQAIGGTAYDSSDALVDGEVYFAAQVGANGCESETRLAITVNIEDLLTPTTSLINQIFCSTELATIASLQVNESNVIFYDQATGGTAYDSTDALIDGEVYFATQVGANGCESETRLAITVNIEDLLAPTTNLINQIFCSTGLATVASLQINETNVIFYDQAIGGTAYDSNDALIDGQVYFAAQFGTNGCESETRLAITVNIEDLLTPTTNLTNQIFCSTELATIASLQVNEFNVIFYDQAIGGSTYDSTDALIDGEVYFAAQVGTNGCESETRLAIMVNIEDLLTPTTNLTNQIFCSTELATIASLQVNESDVIFYDQAIGGTAYDSTDTLIDGEVYFAAQIGANGCESETRLAITVNIEDLLTPTTNLTNQLFCSTELATIASLQINESNVIFYDQAIGGTAYDSTDALIDGEIYYAAQIGANGCESGTRLAITVNIEDLPTPTTSLINQIFCSTEVATVASLQVNESNVIFYDQAIGGTAYDSTDALIDGEVYFATQVGANGCESSTRLAITVNIENIAAPTTNAAEQMFCSIDNATIGSLQVNESNVIFYDQAIGGTAYDSTDALMDGGIYYAAQVSSNGCESETRLAITVRLGSLPAPTTMNVNQEFCESDSPTILDLQVNESNVLFYAQPVGGDPLSGNESLENGQTYYVASVSSGSCESDDRLAIMVSVKVDPMPSINSDTTGEVCMGTTVTYITESGHSNYNWTVNGGDIVDGGTTNDSMISVQWMDDEEGTISVAYDDPTFCNGSSTAFLDVDIMVCADISITKTVDNERPMVGEAVTFTIQVENEGPHPFNNVQVIDDMPSGYSFIDANVTIGSYNSSTNIWTINQLQPNALAVLTIRVKVLGTGDYMNRASVMISNPIDIAPSNNTAQAGTEPLCLIVYNEFTPNGDGMNDRFVISCIENFPDNDLKIYNKYGSLIYTSRNYQNDWDGRANVSNVADQDEVLPAATYYYVLDMKELGTKTGWVYLAL; encoded by the coding sequence ATGAAAATCAAATTACGCACTACAGCTTATTGCTACGCTAATTTACTCGTAGCATTTATTCTAACACTTTTGATATCAAGTCCAGCACTTGCACAAGTCAAAACATTTGCAACCCAAATTGTGAATGAAGAAAATGTTTCTAATTCAAATGCTGTTTTGACTCCTAATGAAGGAGATTTTGCAACGCTAAATTCATATGGTGGTATTGCGGTAGGTGTAGGTTCCTATAAAGGAGACCTTGAAGTTTCTTTTCCTTCTACAGTACCGGCAAATACCACCTCTTATATCAAGATAGATTTTGATAATGACATCCTGAATTATTTATTGGGTGGCTCTTTAGGAAATCTTGCCGCTGATCTTGTGGGCAATATTGCATTGGGAGATCATAGATTTGAAGTAGAAGCCAGTTTTTTTGATGGTAGTTCAACCTCATCCATCTATACCTTGTCATCTACTACAGTAGGTTCTTCTTACCGCCAGAGAGTAGTGAGAGGTGCCAATGGGGACTTTTTCATTGCAATTACTCCAGACCAAGACTACAACCGGATTAGGGTAAGCGACATTACAAGTAATTTGCTTTTAGGTGTAAATCATCAGATGAACGTTTACAACGTGTTTTATTTTAATACGGACTCCTGTCTCCCATTTGCTCAGGTGACTGATTTTGATGGTCAAGGAGTAACACTTGATGTTTTGGGTCTAGGTGGCGCTGGAGTGCAAGATTCATTTCATGTAATCGATAATGATCCTGATAATTTTTCCCAGATTAGTTTAGGAGTTGTTGGAGTCGCCGCAAATATGCAGCAAAATGTGTATTTCCCATCTACTAAAGCCACAGATCAAAATGTATCAGTAACCTTAAAAACTGATCCAGCTTTATTAACCCTTGGACTGTTAAATAACGTTCAGGTAATTGCCTATAATCAAGGAAGCGCGGTATATACAGGAACGATTTCTACCCTAATCAACCTGGACGCGCTGACCTTACTACAAAACGGCCAACGTGCCATAGTAACAATTTCTCCTAACCAAGAATTCGATCAAATAGCAATCAGGTTGAACTCGCTACTCAATGTAAATCTCGTACAATCCTTAGATGTCTACGAGATCACAACCGCAGTAGCACCACCAACAACGACAGAACCAGAACAAACCTTCTGTGCTTCCTTACTTTCCAACCTTCTCGACCTAAACGTCAATGGTAACAACCTGATTTTCTACGATCAAGCTGATGGTGGAACTGCATACAATTCTACAGATGCGTTGATAGATGGCGAAATATACTATGCCGCCCAGGTCGGAGTCAATGGATGTGAAAGCGAAACAAGATTAGCCATCACGGTAAACATCGAGGATCTTCTGACTCCAACAACCAATTTGATCAATCAGATATTCTGCTCTACAGAATTGGCAACCATTGCTTCGCTGCAAGTAAACGAATCCAATGTGATTTTCTACGATCAGGCCATTGGCGGAACAGCTTACGATTCTACAGATGCGTTGATAGATGGCAAAATATATTATGCCGCCCAAGTCGGAGCAAACGGTTGTGAAAGCGAAACAAGGCTTGCCATTACTGTAAATATCGAGGATCTCCTCGCCCCTACTACCAACTTGATCAATCAAATATTCTGCTCTTCGGAATTAGCAACTGTTGCTTCGCTTCAAGTCAATGAGTCTGATGTGATTTTCTACGATCAAGCCACTGGCGGAACAGCCTACGATTCTACAGATACATTGATTGATGGAGAGGTTTATTTTGCAGCACAAGTTGGAGCCAATGGTTGTGAAAGCGAAACAAGATTAGCCATCACGGTAAACATCGAGGATCTTCTTACTCCAACAACTAACTTGACTAATCAATTATTCTGCTCTACAGAAGTAGCAACTGTTGCATCGCTTCAAGTCAATGAGTCCAATGTGATTTTCTACGATCAGGCCATTGGTGGAACAGCATACGATTCTACAGATGCCCTAGTCGATGGAGAAGTTTATTTTGCAGTGCAAGTTGGAGCAAACGGTTGTGAAAGTGAAACCAGATTAGCCATCACGGTAAACATCGAAAATCTACTATCTCCAACAACAAACCTTATCAATCAGATATTCTGCTCAACCGAAATAGCAACGATTGCATCACTACAAGTAAATGAATCTAATGTGATCTTTTACGATCAAGCCATTGGCGGAACAGCCTACGATTCTACAGATGCTTTGGTAGACGGAGAAGTTTATTTTGCAGCACAAGTTGGGGCAAACGGTTGTGAAAGTGAAACTAGATTAGCCATCACGGTAAATATCGAGGATCTGTTGACTCCAACAACGAGCCTTATCAATCAAATATTCTGCTCTACAGAATTGGCAACCATTGCTTCGCTGCAAGTAAACGAATCCAATGTGATTTTCTACGATCAAGCAATCGGCGGAACAGCATACGATTCTTCTGATGCATTAGTAGACGGAGAAGTTTATTTTGCAGCACAAGTTGGGGCAAACGGTTGTGAAAGTGAAACTAGATTAGCCATCACGGTAAATATCGAGGATCTGTTGACTCCAACAACGAGCCTTATCAATCAAATATTCTGCTCTACAGAATTGGCAACCATTGCTTCGCTGCAAGTAAACGAATCCAATGTGATTTTCTACGATCAAGCCACTGGCGGAACAGCTTACGATTCTACAGATGCATTGATAGATGGAGAAGTTTATTTTGCAACACAAGTTGGAGCAAACGGTTGTGAAAGCGAAACAAGATTAGCCATCACGGTAAACATCGAGGATCTACTGGCTCCAACTACCAACTTAATTAATCAGATATTCTGCTCAACCGGATTGGCAACTGTTGCATCGCTTCAAATAAACGAAACTAACGTGATCTTCTACGATCAAGCAATCGGCGGAACAGCCTACGATTCTAATGATGCTTTGATAGATGGACAAGTTTATTTTGCCGCACAATTTGGAACAAACGGTTGTGAAAGCGAAACTAGATTAGCAATTACTGTGAACATCGAGGATCTACTGACTCCAACAACAAACCTGACTAATCAGATATTCTGCTCTACAGAATTGGCAACTATTGCTTCCCTTCAAGTAAACGAGTTCAATGTGATCTTTTACGATCAGGCCATCGGTGGATCAACATACGATTCCACGGATGCATTGATAGATGGAGAAGTTTATTTTGCCGCTCAAGTTGGAACCAATGGCTGTGAAAGCGAAACAAGATTAGCCATCATGGTAAACATCGAAGATCTTCTTACTCCAACAACAAACTTGACCAATCAAATATTCTGTTCTACGGAATTGGCAACTATTGCTTCCCTTCAAGTAAATGAGTCTGATGTGATTTTCTACGATCAGGCCATTGGCGGAACGGCTTACGATTCTACAGATACTTTAATAGATGGAGAAGTTTATTTTGCCGCTCAAATTGGAGCCAACGGTTGTGAAAGCGAAACAAGGCTTGCCATCACGGTAAACATCGAGGATTTATTGACTCCAACAACTAACTTGACTAATCAATTATTCTGCTCTACAGAATTGGCAACCATTGCTTCTTTACAAATAAATGAATCCAATGTGATTTTCTATGATCAGGCAATTGGCGGAACGGCTTACGATTCCACGGATGCATTGATAGATGGCGAAATATACTATGCCGCCCAGATTGGAGCCAATGGTTGTGAAAGCGGAACACGATTAGCCATCACGGTAAACATTGAGGATCTACCAACTCCAACAACAAGCCTAATCAATCAGATTTTCTGCTCTACGGAAGTAGCAACTGTTGCTTCGCTTCAAGTAAATGAGTCCAATGTGATCTTTTATGATCAAGCAATCGGCGGAACAGCCTACGATTCTACAGATGCTTTAATAGATGGAGAGGTTTATTTTGCAACACAAGTTGGAGCCAATGGTTGTGAGAGTTCAACGAGGCTTGCCATAACGGTGAATATTGAAAATATAGCAGCTCCAACAACTAATGCCGCAGAACAAATGTTCTGTTCAATAGATAATGCTACGATTGGTTCGCTTCAAGTAAATGAATCCAATGTGATTTTCTACGATCAAGCAATTGGCGGAACAGCCTACGATTCTACAGATGCATTAATGGATGGTGGGATTTATTACGCAGCGCAAGTGAGTTCCAATGGTTGTGAAAGTGAAACGCGTTTAGCCATTACTGTACGATTAGGAAGCTTGCCAGCTCCTACAACTATGAACGTCAATCAAGAGTTTTGTGAATCTGATTCTCCAACGATTCTGGACTTACAAGTAAATGAAAGCAATGTATTATTCTATGCTCAACCCGTTGGTGGTGATCCGCTTAGTGGCAATGAGAGTTTAGAAAATGGTCAGACCTATTACGTAGCATCTGTTTCAAGTGGATCTTGTGAGAGCGATGATAGACTTGCTATTATGGTGAGCGTAAAAGTTGATCCTATGCCATCCATTAATTCAGATACTACTGGTGAGGTTTGTATGGGTACAACTGTCACTTATATAACCGAAAGTGGTCACTCAAATTATAACTGGACAGTTAACGGCGGTGACATTGTAGATGGTGGAACAACTAACGATTCAATGATCAGTGTTCAATGGATGGATGATGAAGAAGGTACGATATCAGTTGCTTATGATGATCCTACCTTTTGTAACGGTAGCTCCACCGCATTCCTTGACGTGGACATCATGGTTTGCGCAGATATATCGATCACTAAAACTGTGGACAATGAACGTCCCATGGTAGGTGAAGCGGTAACGTTTACTATCCAGGTGGAAAATGAAGGTCCTCACCCTTTCAATAATGTACAGGTTATAGATGATATGCCATCAGGATACTCCTTTATTGATGCTAATGTTACCATTGGTTCCTATAACTCGTCAACTAATATATGGACGATCAACCAACTGCAACCTAATGCACTGGCCGTCCTGACCATTCGGGTTAAAGTATTGGGTACTGGTGATTATATGAATCGGGCTTCAGTAATGATATCGAACCCTATCGATATAGCTCCTTCCAATAATACTGCGCAAGCAGGAACTGAGCCATTATGTCTCATAGTCTACAACGAGTTCACACCTAACGGAGATGGTATGAACGATCGCTTTGTCATCTCTTGTATCGAGAACTTCCCAGATAATGATTTGAAGATTTATAATAAATATGGATCGCTCATCTACACATCCAGAAATTACCAAAATGATTGGGATGGTAGGGCAAACGTTTCAAACGTGGCTGACCAAGATGAGGTACTACCAGCAGCGACCTATTATTATGTTCTGGATATGAAAGAATTAGGTACCAAAACCGGTTGGGTTTACCTCGCATTGTAG
- a CDS encoding type IX secretion system membrane protein PorP/SprF, whose translation MKSRLIEVAHRCLENRNYVLMLMFLAFAKSGIAQQEPQYTQYMYNPSIINPAYSGSTGTLDLFAAYRNQWTGLDGAPETQTLGVNKPLYNERMGIGLNIQNETLGPVKEFNAVVNFSYNIDLNYNTKLAFGVSGGIDNYDVDFSRGTFQDGNDPILSNNIDNRFSAIIGAGAYVYSDSWYAGVSVPDFFTNELYNGVENSIATEELQLYLMGGYVFELNPNLKFKPTVLAKYQKEYPLVVDISANFLIQDVINVGASYRYDDAVSALAGIHIFDGFFAGYSYDYTVTGLSSYNDGSHEIVLRYTLPQRSEKVNSPRFF comes from the coding sequence ATGAAATCAAGACTCATAGAGGTGGCTCATCGTTGCCTAGAAAATAGGAATTATGTTTTAATGTTGATGTTTCTCGCTTTCGCGAAAAGCGGTATAGCACAGCAGGAACCGCAATACACACAGTATATGTACAACCCTTCAATCATTAATCCAGCCTACTCTGGATCTACTGGGACGCTGGATTTGTTTGCTGCCTACAGAAACCAGTGGACTGGCCTGGACGGTGCGCCTGAAACCCAAACTTTGGGAGTCAATAAACCTCTGTACAATGAGCGAATGGGAATAGGTCTCAACATACAGAATGAAACTTTGGGACCCGTTAAGGAATTCAATGCTGTTGTAAATTTCTCTTACAATATCGACCTGAATTATAATACGAAACTGGCTTTTGGGGTCAGCGGTGGAATTGATAATTATGACGTTGATTTCTCGAGAGGAACTTTTCAGGATGGCAATGATCCCATCTTATCAAACAACATCGATAACCGATTCTCTGCCATAATTGGTGCTGGTGCCTACGTTTATAGTGATTCATGGTACGCTGGTGTATCTGTTCCAGATTTCTTTACTAATGAGTTATACAATGGCGTTGAAAATTCCATAGCGACAGAAGAGCTGCAACTATACTTGATGGGTGGTTATGTTTTTGAACTCAACCCTAATTTGAAATTCAAACCCACGGTTCTGGCTAAATATCAAAAGGAATACCCGTTAGTGGTTGACATATCTGCTAACTTTTTGATTCAGGATGTTATTAATGTGGGTGCCTCGTATAGATATGATGATGCCGTGAGTGCCCTGGCAGGAATTCACATATTTGATGGCTTTTTTGCTGGCTATTCCTATGATTACACGGTCACCGGATTATCAAGCTATAATGATGGTAGTCATGAAATTGTGCTAAGATACACGCTACCTCAAAGGTCAGAAAAAGTCAATTCTCCACGTTTCTTTTAA
- a CDS encoding OmpA family protein, with the protein MKRIFTILIVFAITSSYGQNIKKANSLFEKNSLVKAAEAYNEIIEKDKSLPKEVFSNAALANYEVGNYRSSASIYSQMKAQNYSLSDSEIFNYVRSLRGVREYEKADLVYREFLQNSGAVSKLAAYEREKRAFDSVFNLEDDNKVLLKNLEINTNYAEFSPVNHQGNLIFSSSRPGAAKALYERTEQPYLSLYTVSVNNMYDSESVRLLSDNLNSDLHDATIAFSPESDVIYFSSNESSKNLEKNQESNFDLYKARWVNNEVINREKLHFNNSTSSAGHPFVNADGTMLFFASDMPDGYGGADIYYCKIYEDGMISDPINAGELINSYGDDFTPFMTKDGDFYFASDGHVGYGGLDIFKADFDSENKSFSQLVNLGASYNTSYDDFSFTLNNTKGYLASNRPGGKGDDDIYEFEIQKEECSQMIQGTVYDLQSKAVLPRTMIFVTDENGTSVASTFTDDMGKYTLSTACTPPYKVTASIMEYFVKSKTLEISDGKPIENVDFFLEQPKKMIVTNKDGEKQLKLDPIYFEYDKATIAKESKPVLDKVVEFLNFYPDIQIRIESHTDSRGSDLYNLKLSKERATSTLNYLTSRGIDKRQIISADGYGEYRPLKPCDESSVCSDSDYDMNRRSAFIVINN; encoded by the coding sequence ATGAAAAGAATATTTACAATATTAATAGTGTTCGCCATAACAAGTTCTTACGGGCAAAATATAAAAAAGGCAAACAGCTTGTTCGAGAAAAACTCATTGGTCAAGGCTGCAGAAGCTTATAATGAGATCATAGAAAAGGACAAATCACTTCCTAAAGAGGTCTTTTCAAATGCTGCGCTAGCTAATTATGAAGTTGGTAATTATAGAAGCTCTGCTTCTATTTATTCTCAAATGAAAGCTCAAAATTATTCTTTATCGGATTCTGAAATCTTCAATTACGTGAGGTCTCTAAGAGGCGTACGAGAATATGAAAAAGCAGATCTCGTGTATCGCGAATTTCTACAAAATAGTGGTGCCGTATCAAAACTAGCCGCCTATGAGCGTGAAAAAAGAGCATTTGACTCTGTCTTCAATCTGGAAGATGATAATAAGGTGTTGCTGAAAAATTTAGAAATCAATACCAATTATGCAGAGTTTTCTCCAGTAAATCATCAAGGCAATTTGATTTTTTCCTCATCAAGACCTGGAGCCGCCAAAGCTTTATATGAAAGAACGGAGCAACCCTATTTAAGTTTATACACTGTATCTGTCAATAATATGTACGATTCAGAAAGTGTCCGCTTATTATCAGACAACTTGAATTCTGACCTTCACGATGCTACCATTGCCTTTAGTCCTGAGAGTGATGTTATATACTTCAGCTCTAATGAGAGTTCTAAAAACCTTGAGAAAAATCAAGAATCCAATTTTGATCTCTACAAAGCACGATGGGTCAATAATGAGGTTATTAATCGCGAAAAATTACACTTCAACAACAGCACCTCTTCTGCTGGGCATCCATTTGTTAATGCAGATGGAACGATGTTGTTCTTTGCTTCTGACATGCCTGATGGCTATGGTGGTGCAGATATTTATTACTGCAAGATTTATGAAGACGGAATGATATCAGATCCCATCAATGCTGGTGAACTCATTAATTCATATGGTGATGACTTCACTCCTTTCATGACTAAGGATGGTGATTTCTATTTCGCCTCTGACGGTCATGTAGGTTACGGTGGCTTGGATATTTTTAAAGCAGATTTCGATTCAGAAAATAAATCATTTTCTCAATTGGTTAATCTTGGTGCTTCCTACAACACCAGCTACGATGATTTTTCTTTTACTTTAAATAATACAAAAGGATATCTAGCTTCCAACCGACCTGGCGGTAAAGGAGATGATGACATTTATGAGTTTGAAATTCAAAAAGAAGAATGCTCTCAAATGATTCAGGGAACTGTTTATGATTTGCAGAGCAAAGCTGTCTTACCACGAACAATGATTTTTGTAACTGATGAAAATGGTACATCTGTCGCTAGTACGTTTACAGATGACATGGGGAAATATACGTTAAGCACAGCCTGCACGCCGCCATATAAAGTTACGGCCTCCATTATGGAGTATTTTGTAAAATCAAAAACACTGGAAATTAGCGATGGCAAACCCATTGAGAATGTGGATTTCTTTCTGGAGCAACCTAAGAAAATGATTGTTACCAATAAGGATGGAGAAAAACAATTAAAGCTAGATCCTATTTATTTTGAATATGATAAAGCCACCATTGCTAAAGAATCAAAACCTGTCTTAGATAAAGTTGTTGAATTTTTAAACTTCTATCCTGATATACAGATCAGAATTGAATCTCACACAGACTCCAGAGGCTCTGATTTATACAATCTTAAACTATCGAAAGAACGCGCTACATCGACCTTAAACTATTTAACTTCTCGAGGAATAGATAAACGGCAAATAATAAGTGCTGATGGTTATGGTGAATACAGACCTCTAAAACCATGTGATGAATCTAGTGTCTGTAGCGACTCAGACTATGATATGAACAGAAGGTCAGCCTTCATAGTAATAAATAACTAA